Proteins encoded by one window of Erysipelothrix rhusiopathiae:
- the tsaD gene encoding tRNA (adenosine(37)-N6)-threonylcarbamoyltransferase complex transferase subunit TsaD: MLILAIESSCDETSCAIIKDGFEVLSNSVSTQIEIHKQYGGVFPEVASRLHVENINIVIKDALDKANIKIEDVDAIAVTQGPGLIGSLHVGVMAAKTLAWSLGKPLIPVHHIAGHIYANKLVGDLKFPLLALVISGGHTELVSMQDEYQFEVIGKTQDDAVGEAFDKVARLLGLGYPGGPVIDKLAQTGKENYQLPKVKTENPLDFSFSGLKSAVRQLTLREERNDREIIVEDVAYAFQHAAVRELMSRVEYALENSEVQYESLVLAGGVAANSEVRKQIVALNAQYPSLNILVPPLWACMDQAAMIGLAGQIAYDKGVRGDCEISALSNKQLISY, translated from the coding sequence ATGTTAATATTAGCTATAGAATCAAGTTGTGATGAAACATCTTGTGCAATAATTAAGGACGGTTTTGAGGTTTTAAGTAACTCAGTGTCAACACAGATAGAAATCCATAAACAATATGGAGGTGTATTTCCTGAAGTTGCTTCAAGACTTCATGTTGAAAATATCAATATTGTAATTAAAGACGCTTTGGATAAAGCAAATATAAAAATTGAAGACGTTGATGCGATTGCAGTAACGCAGGGACCCGGATTGATTGGTTCGTTACATGTAGGTGTTATGGCTGCGAAAACTCTTGCATGGAGTCTAGGAAAGCCTCTTATTCCAGTTCATCATATTGCCGGACATATTTATGCAAATAAACTTGTCGGTGATTTAAAGTTTCCTCTGCTTGCGCTCGTTATTTCCGGTGGTCATACAGAGCTTGTATCAATGCAGGACGAATATCAATTTGAGGTAATTGGAAAAACTCAGGATGATGCAGTTGGTGAAGCATTCGATAAAGTTGCACGATTACTTGGTCTTGGATATCCTGGAGGTCCTGTAATTGACAAGTTGGCACAAACTGGTAAAGAAAACTACCAATTGCCAAAAGTTAAGACAGAAAATCCATTGGATTTCTCTTTTAGTGGTTTAAAGTCAGCAGTAAGGCAATTAACATTGCGTGAGGAACGTAACGACCGTGAGATCATTGTTGAAGATGTTGCGTATGCGTTTCAACATGCTGCGGTTAGAGAACTAATGTCACGGGTGGAATATGCACTTGAAAATTCTGAGGTTCAATATGAATCGCTAGTATTAGCAGGCGGTGTCGCCGCTAATTCAGAAGTTCGTAAACAAATTGTAGCTTTAAATGCTCAATATCCAAGTTTAAATATTTTAGTACCACCACTTTGGGCATGCATGGACCAAGCTGCGATGATTGGACTTGCGGGTCAAATTGCCTATGATAAAGGCGTTCGTGGAGATTGTGAAATTTCCGCACTTTCTAACAAACAACTGATCTCTTATTAA